The stretch of DNA CGCGTCGCACGCTGCGAAGCTAGTTAGCGCAATCCGATTAACTAACGCGCAAAGGATGGAATTGGATGATAAAAACTGTTAGCAGGCCCCACCCACGTGAAGCCGAGTTGGGCGGTCGGAATCTAGGTTGCCAAATAACTGTCAACTGTTAAGACTTGTTGCTTACAATCCAACTTTCCACAGTCCAGATTTTCACGGTCTGAAGGTGAAACAAACGAGGCCTAAGCGAGCGTATAAACAAGTTGAGCATTTTGATCTCCAAACGCTCATGTCTACTCTATGGTAAAAAAGAAATGAAGTTAACAAATTAGGGTACACACCGTTGCATATTTTCTTGTTACTAAATCATGATGGTTAGTTGTATCCATCTTAGGAAGTAGTTGCATTTTTGGTGGTGCGTTCTCTTCATTTAGCCAGTTGAGGACCGGGTTTCATGGCCCTAGGTGCAAGCCATTCCGAAGTTATATATCAGAGTAGTCAATTAATAACATCAAATCTTCTAGACTTCGATCATGAAGCAACTTTCAATAAATCTATCCAAGTGTAGCTGTTAGCTGATGCAATTGGCCTTGGCCGTGTACGTAGGCACGTGTGTGTGttgggggttggggggggggggggggggggcaagagagagaggggggagagagagagagagggagggagtcCATATAACAATCTGTATACGCCAAACCTGTCATCAGTTAACCTGTCATTAGATAGCTAGCTCGTGAACAGTTAACAATAACTATACCTTTTGTTCTAATTTTGCCACTCCTGACCTATAGATTCAAAGGCTTGTATTGTTTCAGCTCCTGTAGTGCTACTTGTGCAATCCAAGAAGCATCTTCTGTTGGCACTAATGCAACTTCCCCTACCATTTTCTGAACTTTGAAGATCATCATTGTGTTGCAGTGATCAAGAATTGATCTTTTCTCCGTTTGAAAATTGCGCAAAAGCTTCTATTCCAGGTTTTGCTGAAGGACCTAGAGGGCAAGCGTGGGATCGTTGCTGCCTCCCAGTTTTGTGGCTTGGATAGCTCCACGTGGTTTTGCAAAAACTGGCGAAGTTTAGGTCGACATTCATTGATGGTTTAATCCACACTCTTCTGATACTACAAGACATGCTCAGGCAGTGCAGCTTGATGATTCCTTTGGCAGGGTTTGCTTTGCTAAATTTTGTTCTTTCTTGAAATAAAATACTTCATCTGTTCTATTTCAAATATTGTTCCGACCAAAAAGTTTGGCCTATTTGCAGTACAATGGTTTCTAGTTTGCTTCTGTTTGGCCTTTTTCATCAGAATACAGAAGCCAACTTCTTAGAGCATGTGTTTCAATGCAAAGAGAGAATAAGAGGAAAGATTGAAATGGTAATAGGTTCACACGGGTCACTAATCAGAAATGAAGAAACTACAGTCGGCATGCATTGCAGGAGTTGCCAGATGAGGGAAAAAATAATTAGAACCGAATGGTGCTGCCCAGGCTCGAACTGGGGACCTTTAGTGTGTAAGACTAACGTGATAACCGACTACACCACAGCACCGTTATGACAGTAATTAACTCAGTTAATTAGAGAAACCATCACACAGTATTTACACTAACCACACTCCAGGAGCAAGGAAACATGATGGACAGAATAAAGAAGACAGTACATTCACTTAATAAGATCCAGTTACACATTTGCGGCATCAGAGGGGGGAcggagaggaaagaagaggTGGTTAAATGTTATTCAGTACTACAGTTGACTGTTAATGTTCTACATCAGCTATAACAAGCAACATTTAAACAGATCGTATATGTACTGTACAGGTGGGGAGATGAATTAAGTATATAAATTGAATTCTGCACGTGGCTGAGACTAAAGAGGAGCAAATGCTTCTGTCCTAAGTGTATGCTGCATCGAACCTAAATGTCACAGCATATCTTCACATCATCGTAAGAGTGTTGCAGATCCAACAAACACCATCAGCCAAGTAGGCGCCTGCAGTTTTCCAGGCTGTGTTGGGAGTATCCTGCATCATCTACTATCTGCAAGATAAGATGAGTGTTATGAGTCAGTTTTAGATCATACGAGGTATGAAGGTTGAATCATGCATAATTGCTTGCACAATGATATTGAAGGACTGATTAATACACTTCGTTTGGACCATGATATCAGTAGTTTCAGTTTTAGATAATAGCTAAGTGGAAAAACAGTGATGCAAATATCTTGCTTGAAAATGAGATTCGGAGACATACATTCATCACTTGTCAATTAACTCTAACACAAAGTTCAGTATTAAGCCCGGATGTATTAATAAAGAAATGGCAAAGATAGCACAATCAATACTTACATTGCTTGAACTTGGTAAAGAGGATCAAACATGAAGAGTTCCCTCTGCTCATCTGTTGGATTTGTTAACCACCGACAGAACATCCACGCTGCCCCGGCAACTGATGACACAGACAGGATTGCCAAGAAGCCGAAATGGGAGACATCGTTCGCAATAATAGCCATAGCAAGCATGACCAACTCTGCAAGGCTTGCAATTGAAACCTCCATTCCTCCAATTAGATTTGCTTTTGAAGCAGGAACACCAGTTTGCACGATCTGGGTCCCGACAACATCATAAGACATGTGGCCTAACCGAGACAATGCCTGCAGATTAACACAGAATAGATACAAGGATTACTCCATAGTGTTCAATTAAATTCGACTGAAAGGGGAATATGAAGTTAAGATTTCAGTCTTACAATGGATGATAGGAATATAAGTAAAGGTGTCATTTGCGAAATTGAACCAGCCCAATACACTGTGAGCGCGACGGACAGGAGTGAAGCTTGAAATATCAATCCAGCAGCTCCCGCCTGTTATAACATCAACCATTTGCATCAACCGTGAAAGAAATATGGGAACAAAACCAACAAGAACAAAACCAACAAGGTAGAGGTCGAACCTTTAGAATTCCAACTCTTTTAACCAGGCTTGAGGAGATGAACGTTGCAACAAGGCCCATGATAGAACACAATCCACTGAAAGCACCAACAATGGATGGACTAATACCTGTTCAAAATTGATACATATAGTCTTATACAGAGGCTTTTAAGGGAGTCATAGATTTGAACCGGAGAAGTGAAACATACCACGATGCATCAATAATGCAGTCATTATGGCACCCGGGGCAAGTGCAACATTGAAATTTAGGAACACAGTAGCTGCACTTGCAGGTAAAACTGTTTGCTGCTTATACTCATTCCAGCCATGTTTGATAGCACTCAAACTATTTTGAACTGAAGATTAAAGAGACTGTCAGACCATCTACCAAAGTAAAATTAAATAGCTAACCATGTCAAAGTTCCTCACCTATCTTGCTTACATCTAACAGATCAATACAAATAGATTCATCAGTGGCTGTTCTAGAGGAATCAAGTGCATGGCATGAGACTCTGTTAATTAGTTGGCCCAACATAACCTGGAATTGAAAAGTCCATATAGCACCCTGTGAGTACTCTACATCTGGCTATTCAAGTTTTAGGAGCGAAAATAAATGTGGTTTACCAGAACAGGGAAACTGCATATCATTAGACCACAAGCAATCTTCAAACAGGTCACAGGATGGTATTTTGATAGCAGTAGGCCAAAAACTGAAGCACCAACTGTCTGCAACCATCCCCCAAAAAGATTATTAGATATAATTTGTCCAATCAAAACAGGATGTTGTGTTCAGCTATTCGCAACCAATAAAATAAGAAACAAATCAATCACAATCAATGATCAACCTTGTTGTGTGCTGAAGTCTCAATCAATCAAATAAGATGATGATATGCAAGTC from Panicum hallii strain FIL2 chromosome 3, PHallii_v3.1, whole genome shotgun sequence encodes:
- the LOC112887259 gene encoding solute carrier family 40 member 2, chloroplastic, translated to MGMLAASAFLASPQAPAGRRSVSGAWTLRLRPAASPGAGTLRLHNFIPKCYIANIEVDVSTVNKEEDFDDQPSLPPGCSIPVVNLRGDVLDSSPFSLHDRASCPSDFEELPVLSEGEQHTLASTPAHPAGLYALYASYLFGNLVEQLWNFAWPAALAILHPSLLPVAIVGFFTKLSVFIGAPIVGKLMDHFPRIPMYTALNAVQVSTQLISAATVIYALKNLSHASTTAVVLRPWFIALVAAGAIERLAGLALGVTMERDWVVLLAGTNRPVALAQANAVLNRLDLICETVGASVFGLLLSKYHPVTCLKIACGLMICSFPVLVMLGQLINRVSCHALDSSRTATDESICIDLLDVSKIVQNSLSAIKHGWNEYKQQTVLPASAATVFLNFNVALAPGAIMTALLMHRGISPSIVGAFSGLCSIMGLVATFISSSLVKRVGILKAGAAGLIFQASLLSVALTVYWAGSISQMTPLLIFLSSIALSRLGHMSYDVVGTQIVQTGVPASKANLIGGMEVSIASLAELVMLAMAIIANDVSHFGFLAILSVSSVAGAAWMFCRWLTNPTDEQRELFMFDPLYQVQAI